The Vigna angularis cultivar LongXiaoDou No.4 chromosome 6, ASM1680809v1, whole genome shotgun sequence genome contains the following window.
GAAGCTCTGCTATTCTATTACACTACTTGCAAAGGCTGCTATGGAAGAAACCATTACTTAACATCGTCAAACAATTATGGTCGAAGCAAACTGAGCAAATCCAAAATCTACAAAAAAACCAAGCAGATTCGACAAATTACAGTTTATAGAAGTGACACTTTATGCAACACAGCTCTAATTAGTAGGCATGAAACTAAAAGAACCAAACAAAAAGCTACCATAAAACATTTTCCAAGAGAAGTAGAGAGAACCTAGAAGTAGAAGAAACAGCCTCACAATTTCATACTTCTTAACATGAACAATTCATGACCATAAACGACGAAATGTGAGCATCAGCAAGAGAAAGTACCATTCGTGGTAACATTTCAGGCACATGACATGGTTGCAGTCGGGTAACACAATCTTACTGTTCATCTCCATGCATATTCCACATTCCTCTTCCCTTTCAATGTCTATATCCGAAGGCTGCCTGTGCTCATCTTCATCTCTTTTCCGATACCTCTCCAAGCATACAGCCTTCTGTTTTTTGTCCTCTGTATCAGTTACACCTTTTTGCAGTTGCAACAATGAGGGATATATGACCGCTGATCAATGCAGAAATTCAGTACATCAGCGATTCAAATAGAATAAATGCAAATAAACTTGCTAGTTATTACATAAAAAGGTATAAATATACCATAGAATTCTCTAATACTTGCTTTCCTTTCATGGGTAGACATGGTAGTTGTCCCATCTACATAAACCTGAAGCGAGAGGAAAATTTGTCAGTTGTCACCTTGACCAAATTTCTGAGTTTAATACGAACATCCAAAACCCAAAACGCCTTGGACCATACCTTGTATATTAGGATTCTTAACAATCCTAGGGCCCCGGCAAGATTGCAATCTGTCCATTGTACCAAAAAGAGAAATAGGTGTGCTGCCATACTGTATGACATTCTCATTTGAAGGCATGCACCGTCATATTCCCTTGGAAAATCTGATGCCCTGCACACCCAATTGCGTGTAAAGTGATAAATATAAGCAAGAAGAATGGCTGGCGACATGGAAAAAAAATGCAACGTTCCATTGGACACCATTCAGAACTCAAGTATGTTATCTGTAGCCTGTCTAGACAAGTTTCTCTAAAGGCTCATCATAAACACAACAAACTTCAAAATACTGaatcaaaaaagaaaacacaaacacacacacacacaagcaACTAGGCAGCATGGCGCTGTCGCAGAAAAAGATAATGCACTGCATATCAGATGTCAGGAAGAAATAAATCGTGATAAAAAATAATCGTGCATTGTTTGATTGTCAACCAAATCACTCAAGAGACCATCCAACCCCTGCCAAAGGGACAAAATGCCACACATATGACTGGAGAAAAATATTGTCACTATAGACACAAACAAGACAAATAAACGAAACAGTGAAAGCAATAACAAATTCTCTTCTCGTAACCACACAAATCCAGCATAACGAAAGCCCAGATTGTCAAAGTTTTGGGCACAATATACAGGACGAAACAGTAAAATACAGtcatttagaaaattaaaaaccagAAGTTACTCGTAAATATAATGTCACTAACAAGCAAACAAGCCAGATGAAGAACTCCACCAAAGGTTTCCCTGTTTGTTAGGTCCGGGTTCCTGAAGTACTAAAATTTCCACAAGTGCAGATAACGGAAATTGTAAATTACATGAACGATGTATTTGCAGCAAAATTAAATgctcaatatttttatttacgaaaattgACGGTTGACTGAGAAGGAAAGCAAAAATCAGAGGA
Protein-coding sequences here:
- the LOC108343352 gene encoding E3 ubiquitin-protein ligase AIRP2 isoform X3 — translated: MYIASMGRSFKDSLKLLEADIHHANTLASDFPREYDGACLQMRMSYSMAAHLFLFLVQWTDCNLAGALGLLRILIYKVYVDGTTTMSTHERKASIREFYAVIYPSLLQLQKGVTDTEDKKQKAVCLERYRKRDEDEHRQPSDIDIEREEECGICMEMNSKIVLPDCNHVMCLKCYHE
- the LOC108343352 gene encoding E3 ubiquitin-protein ligase AIRP2 isoform X1, with amino-acid sequence MYIASMGRSFKDSLKLLEADIHHANTLASDFPREYDGACLQMRMSYSMAAHLFLFLVQWTDCNLAGALGLLRILIYKVYVDGTTTMSTHERKASIREFYAVIYPSLLQLQKGVTDTEDKKQKAVCLERYRKRDEDEHRQPSDIDIEREEECGICMEMNSKIVLPDCNHVMCLKCYHEWRTRSQSCPFCRDSLKRVNSGDLWVFTDGRDVVDMATVTRENLKRLFMYIDKLPLIIPDSLFDTYDSHLR
- the LOC108343352 gene encoding E3 ubiquitin-protein ligase AIRP2 isoform X2, which encodes MRMSYSMAAHLFLFLVQWTDCNLAGALGLLRILIYKVYVDGTTTMSTHERKASIREFYAVIYPSLLQLQKGVTDTEDKKQKAVCLERYRKRDEDEHRQPSDIDIEREEECGICMEMNSKIVLPDCNHVMCLKCYHEWRTRSQSCPFCRDSLKRVNSGDLWVFTDGRDVVDMATVTRENLKRLFMYIDKLPLIIPDSLFDTYDSHLR